A window of Micromonospora eburnea genomic DNA:
TTCGATGGTGATCATGCCAGTCAGCCTGCCGGCGCCACCCGGCCGTCCGCTGCGGCCGGCGGTCGACGGCAGCGCTACCTCGGTCTACCCGTAGGTCTCGACTTTGGTAGCTGGCCGGGCCCGGGGGCGGTTCCTAGGATGGTGGAATGACCAGCGCCGCCGTACCGGAATACCCCTGGCTGTTGCCGGGGGCCCTCGCCTCACCGGCGAAGGCGGCGCGGCGGACGACCCGGGACTGGCTGGTCGACACCCTGTGCTTCCTGCTCGCCGTCGGCTGGCTGCTGCTCGCCGTCGACGACGCCCGCTCGCCACAGCCCGACATCGCGCTGAACGCCGGCCCGGCCTGGCTCGTCCCGGCCGACCTGGTGGTGGGCGTGCTGGCCTGCGGGGCGCTCTGGTTCCGCCGGCGCTGGCCGGTCGGCCTCGCCGTGGCCATGTTGCCGCTGACCCTCGGCTCGGTCACCGCGGCCCTGGCTGTGCTGATCATCCTGTTCACCGTCGTGGTGCACCGGCCGTTCCCGGTCGCGGCGGCGCTGGCGGGCGCGAACCTGGTCACCAGCATGGTCATCAACCAGCTGCGCCCGGACCCGAGCATGTCGTTCTGGCTGGCGATGATCTGGACCGCGGTGATCTTCGGTCTGGTCATGGCGTGGGGGATGTTCGTCCGGGCGCGCCGGCAGCTGGTGCTGTCCCTGCACGACCGCGCCGAACGGGCCGAGGCCGAGCAGCAGTTGCGGGTGGCGCAGGCCCGGCAACTGGAACGCACCCGCATCGCCCGGGAGATGCACGACGTCCTCGCCCACCGGATCTCGCTGCTCAGCCTGCACGCCGGGGCGCTGGAGTTCCGGCCGGACGCGCCGCCGGAGGAGATCGCCCGGGCGGCCGGGGTGATCCGCGGCAGCGCACACAGCGTCCTGCAGGATCTGCGCGAGGTGATCGGGGTGCTGCGTACGGACGGCGACGGCGCGGAGTCGCGGGTCCCCGACCGCCCGCAGCCGACCCTGGCCGACGTGCCGGCCCTGATCGAGGAGTGCCGGGCTGCCGGGATGCGGGTCACTCTCAGTGATGAGGTCGCCGTGCCGGAGACGGTGCCCGCGGCGGTCGGGCGCAGCGCGTACCGGATCGTGCAGGAGGGGTTGACCAACGCCCGTAAGCACGCGGCGGGCACCACGGTCGCCGTCGGGCTGGCCGGCGGACCGGGCGACGGCCTCACCGTCGAGGTCCGCAACCGGTGGCCGGTCAGCGACGTCCCCGGGCCGGCGATTCCCGGCACCGGCACCGGCCTGATCGGCATCGCTGAGCGGGTCAACCTGGCCGGCGGCCGGCTGGAGCACGGGCGCGACGACTCGGGCGACTTCCGGCTCGCCGCCTGGCTGCCGTGGCCGGCGTGACGGCCGGCGCCGGGGCCGACGCGGCACCGGTGCGGGTGCTGATCGTCGACGACGACGCGCTGGTCCGGGCCGGCCTGTCGATGATCCTCGGCGGGGCACCGGACGTGCGGGTCGTCGGTGAGGCCAGCGACGGCGCCGAAGTGCCGGCCGCTGTCGAGGCGTACGCGCCGGACGTCGTGCTGATGGACATCCGGATGCCCCGGGTGGACGGGCTGACCGCCACCGAGGCGTTGCGGGCGGCACCCCGGTCGCCCGAGGTGCTGGTGCTGACCACGTTCGACGCCGACGAACAGGTGCTGCGGGCCCTGCGGGCCGGAGCCGCCGGCTTCCTGCTCAAGGACACGCCACCTGCCGAGATCGTCCAGGCGATCCGCCGGGTCGCGGCAGGGGAGGCGGCCCTGTCGCCGGCGGTGACCCGCAAGCTCATCACGCACGTGACCGCCACCGCCCCCGCGGGGGTCGGGCAGGACCCCCGCCGGGAGCGGGCGCTGCGGCTGCTGGACGGGCTCAGCGAGCGGGAGCGGGAGGTCGCGGTCGCGCTGGGGCAGGGCCGGAGCAATGCCGAGATCGCCGCGGAACTGTTCATGAGCGTGGCGACGGTGAAGGCGTACGTGTCGCGCCTGCTGGCCAAGCTCGACCTGAACAACCGGGTGCAGGTGGCCCTGCTCGTCCACGACGCCGGCCTGGTCTGACCGGTCGACCCGGCCGGCTCAGATCCCGCAGCGCGAGGCGGACCAGGTGATCGTGTTCGCGCTCTTGTCGGCGTTGTTCTCCCGACGCGCGTCCACGTGGACGTGGGTGCTGTGGCCGGGGTAGCCGGGGCCGAAGATCCCGCTGAAGCCGTGGCTGCGGGCCTCCTGGGCCAGCCGGCACAGCGACGAGGTACGCGAGGTCAGGTCGGCCGCGTTGCCGTAGAGGTGCTGGCTGTCCGACGCGCCGCCGACCTGCCGGTTGCAGGTGGAGCTGCGGAAGCCGCCGTTCACGTAGACGGGCTTGTCGCCGAGGCTGTGGCGCAGCGCCTCCAACTTCCACATCAGGCGCAGCGCGTTCGTCCGGGTTGCGCTCGCCGAGAGCGGGCCGCCGGTCCAGCCGCCCGTGCCGCAGCCGTTGTCCAGTTCGGCGTAGCTGAAGTGGCTCGGGGTGCAGTCGTTGTCCTGTAGCTCGTAGATCTTGGCGAAGGTCTGCGGGCCGGCGATGCCGTCGGCGTGCAGCCCGTACGCCGACTGGAACCGGCGGACCGCGGCCACCGTCTCGGCGCCGTACCTGCCGTCGACGTGAACGATCTTCCGGTACCCGGCCCAGCCGGCCACCCTGATCTGCAACTGGCGGACGTCGTCTCCGGAACTGCCCGGGGCCAGGGTCCGCTTCCAGGTGTAGCAGCCGTCGGCGTGGGCCGCCGGCGCGGCGACGACCGAGGCGACGGCGGCTCCGGGTATGGCCAGTGCCAACGTGACGACCAGCCGTTTCAGCAAATTGACGCGCACAGGATCCCTCCTGACAGGAGTGAGGATTGGGGTGCGATCCGGGCATCGGACGGACGCCCTCGCTCACCCACCCTGGCACTGTTTCGCCCAGACAGCAGGCTTTCATCCGAATTAGTCTCATAACGGCACTTCAACGAGGGTTCGTGCAAATTGCACCAGAATTTGGGAACTTCCCGTGCGGGGTTATCCCGCCCAGAATCGCCCAAAGGTGACGAAAGCGCCGCTACGACGCCACCACGGGTGATGTCGCGGGGCGGCCCATGGCCGGTAACGTCTGCGCCGGGGCCGGGCGACGGCTACCCAGGGCGACCTTCGCGGGCGGGGAGGTGGGCGTTGGCGCGAGGTGGCGTCTTCTGCGTCGAAGGGCAGTGGCACCGGGACCTCAACGAGCGTGGTTCCGTCCTGCCCACCCTGGAACTACTCGAACGGCTGGGCCGGATCCGCTTCATCCACAAGGACGCCGCCACCCGCGACGAGCTCTTCTACTTCATCGATCGCTGGCTGCTCAAGCAGTACGCCGACTACCGGGTCGGCTTCTTCGCCATGCACGGCGAACCCAGCCGGCTCTGCCTCACCGACTGGGATTCCGTGGAGCTGGCCGACGTCGCCGAGCGGATGGCCGGCCGCTGCGAGGGCCGACGGCTCTACTTCGGCAGCTGCTCGGTGCTGCGCGCCTCCGACGCCGCGTTGCGGGACTTCCTCGACGTGACCGGGGCGGCGCTGGTCTGCGGCTTCACCCGGGAGGTGGACTGGGTCGAGTCGGCCGCGTTCGAGACCGTGCTGCTCGACGTGCTGGCCAACGGGCAGCGGCACAACGCTGCCGAACTGCGGATGGGCTCCGCGCACTGGGCGCCCCTCGCCTCGTACCTCGGTTTTCGGGTGATCTACGCCAACGGCCGCGCCTGGCGGGCGGCGGCCCGGCCCCGGGTGCCCGCCCAGCCGGCCCCGGGCCGGGCGTCCGCCCGCCCCCGCTGACGCCCGCCGTCGAGGCGGGCCTGGTAGAACCGACGCATGGCACGCACGATCGCGACCAACACCCGGGTCGACCGGGACGCCCTGATCGAGTTCCTCCGCCCCCGGCACCGGGTCGTCCTGATGACGACCCGCGCCGACGGTCGGCCGCAGTCCTCCCCGGTCTCCGGTGGAATCGACGCCGACGGTCGGTTGGTCATCTCCACCTACCCGGAGCGGGCCAAGGTGGCCAACATCCGCCGCGACCCCCGGGTCTCCGCTTGCGTGCTCTCCGACGAGTGGAACGGGCCCTGGGTGCAGGTCGACGGCACCGCCGAGGTGCTCGACCTGCCGGAGGCCCTGGAGCCGCTGGTGGAATACTTCCGCAGCATCTCGGGTGAGCACCCCGACTGGGACGAGTACCGCCAGGCCATGGTGCGGCAGGGCAAGTCGCTGATCCGGATCACCATCGATGCCTGGGGCCCGATCGCCACCGGCGGCTTCCCCGCCCGGCTGGCCGACTGATCCCGGCTCAGTAGGCCGCGGTGAAGCGCGCGTTGCTGAACCGCGGCCGCTCGATCTCGTCGACGATCGCCACCGCCAGGTCCTCGTAGGTGAGCACCGACCGGCCCTGGTCATCGGTCACCGGTTGGTCCGTGCCGGTGCGGTAGTGGCCGGTCCGCTCACCGGGGTGGAACTCCAGCGGCGGCGGGGAGACGTACGTCCAGGTCACCCCGTCAGCCGAGGAACGGTAGACGGCCAAAGCGTCGGCCTGGCCCAACGCCGCGTCCCGGTACTCCTCGGGGAAGTCCGGCTCGTCCAGGTACGGGGTGCCCTTCGGCGTCAGCAGCGTCGCCCCGCCGCCGACGTGGATCACCCGAGGCGGGTCGGGTAGTTCCCGCAGCGTGTCGACCAGGGTCCGAGCGGCATCGCGCCACAGCTCCCGCTCGCCGCCGCCGATCGCCACCACGAACACGTCGGCGTCCTCGGCCAGCTCGCGGATGCTGCGCGCGGACGTCGCGTCGCCCGTCACCGTACGCACCCCGGCCGGAAGGTAGCTGGTCGCCTCCGGGCGGCGTACCGCCGCAGTGACCCGGTGACCCCGCCCGACCGCCTCGGCGGCGATCCGCGAGCCCGCGGTCCCGCCGGCGCCGAACACGACGATGCTGCCCATGGCCGACCACCCTTCCGCCCGACGTCCTCGCCCCTCATCAGGCTAGGGAGCCGAACACCCGGCCGGTGCCGGATCGGCCATCCCGCCGTTCCCCGGACCGAGGGCTGTGCCGTGGAACTTGCGAACGGCGCGTACGGTTCGGTTAGCAAGATCGTCAATGCCGAAGGGGACAGCATGAACTCTCCGACCCGCCGCTTGCTCGCCTGGACGGCGCCCGCCGCGCTCGCCCTGACCGCCCTCGTCCCGGCCCTGGCGGCCCCGGCCACGGCGAAGCCGAAGCCCACGCCGACCGTCACCACCAGCCCGGTCGACAAGGACCTCGACGGCGACGGCGTGCCGGACCTGATCGCCGTCGGCGGGCCCGGCACCGGCCTTCCCTCCGGCGTCTGGTCCGCGCTCGGCGTCAAGTCCCCCAAGACCGGCGTCGGCACCGGCCAGGTGCAGACCCCGGCCATCAACATCGGCCTGCGGGGCAACGGCGTCAGCGGCACCTCCTCGCCAGCCGACTTCGACGGCGCCCAGGTTCTCACCGGGCACTTCTCCGGCCTGGATCGCCAGGACTTCCTGTACTACTACGCGACCGGTGACCCGGCAGGCGGCGGTAGCGTGATCCTGGGTGCCGGTGACGGCACCATGCAGGATCCCTACCGGGGCGCCCAGTTCACAATCGTGCGGGAGCAGCTGCTCG
This region includes:
- a CDS encoding sensor histidine kinase; amino-acid sequence: MTSAAVPEYPWLLPGALASPAKAARRTTRDWLVDTLCFLLAVGWLLLAVDDARSPQPDIALNAGPAWLVPADLVVGVLACGALWFRRRWPVGLAVAMLPLTLGSVTAALAVLIILFTVVVHRPFPVAAALAGANLVTSMVINQLRPDPSMSFWLAMIWTAVIFGLVMAWGMFVRARRQLVLSLHDRAERAEAEQQLRVAQARQLERTRIAREMHDVLAHRISLLSLHAGALEFRPDAPPEEIARAAGVIRGSAHSVLQDLREVIGVLRTDGDGAESRVPDRPQPTLADVPALIEECRAAGMRVTLSDEVAVPETVPAAVGRSAYRIVQEGLTNARKHAAGTTVAVGLAGGPGDGLTVEVRNRWPVSDVPGPAIPGTGTGLIGIAERVNLAGGRLEHGRDDSGDFRLAAWLPWPA
- a CDS encoding NAD(P)-dependent oxidoreductase, with the translated sequence MGSIVVFGAGGTAGSRIAAEAVGRGHRVTAAVRRPEATSYLPAGVRTVTGDATSARSIRELAEDADVFVVAIGGGERELWRDAARTLVDTLRELPDPPRVIHVGGGATLLTPKGTPYLDEPDFPEEYRDAALGQADALAVYRSSADGVTWTYVSPPPLEFHPGERTGHYRTGTDQPVTDDQGRSVLTYEDLAVAIVDEIERPRFSNARFTAAY
- a CDS encoding DUF6642 family protein, which codes for MARGGVFCVEGQWHRDLNERGSVLPTLELLERLGRIRFIHKDAATRDELFYFIDRWLLKQYADYRVGFFAMHGEPSRLCLTDWDSVELADVAERMAGRCEGRRLYFGSCSVLRASDAALRDFLDVTGAALVCGFTREVDWVESAAFETVLLDVLANGQRHNAAELRMGSAHWAPLASYLGFRVIYANGRAWRAAARPRVPAQPAPGRASARPR
- a CDS encoding response regulator — encoded protein: MAAVAGVTAGAGADAAPVRVLIVDDDALVRAGLSMILGGAPDVRVVGEASDGAEVPAAVEAYAPDVVLMDIRMPRVDGLTATEALRAAPRSPEVLVLTTFDADEQVLRALRAGAAGFLLKDTPPAEIVQAIRRVAAGEAALSPAVTRKLITHVTATAPAGVGQDPRRERALRLLDGLSEREREVAVALGQGRSNAEIAAELFMSVATVKAYVSRLLAKLDLNNRVQVALLVHDAGLV
- a CDS encoding PPOX class F420-dependent oxidoreductase encodes the protein MARTIATNTRVDRDALIEFLRPRHRVVLMTTRADGRPQSSPVSGGIDADGRLVISTYPERAKVANIRRDPRVSACVLSDEWNGPWVQVDGTAEVLDLPEALEPLVEYFRSISGEHPDWDEYRQAMVRQGKSLIRITIDAWGPIATGGFPARLAD
- a CDS encoding D-Ala-D-Ala carboxypeptidase family metallohydrolase gives rise to the protein MRVNLLKRLVVTLALAIPGAAVASVVAAPAAHADGCYTWKRTLAPGSSGDDVRQLQIRVAGWAGYRKIVHVDGRYGAETVAAVRRFQSAYGLHADGIAGPQTFAKIYELQDNDCTPSHFSYAELDNGCGTGGWTGGPLSASATRTNALRLMWKLEALRHSLGDKPVYVNGGFRSSTCNRQVGGASDSQHLYGNAADLTSRTSSLCRLAQEARSHGFSGIFGPGYPGHSTHVHVDARRENNADKSANTITWSASRCGI